In Verrucomicrobiota bacterium, a single window of DNA contains:
- a CDS encoding TonB-dependent receptor — protein sequence MKMSTMRTLTLLCLALAETQAGWAAEADPPNAKLTELTEMSMEDLMNIEVTSVSKKPEKLADAAAAVTVITQEDIRRSGVTSVAEALRLAPGLQVARQDAHNWAISARGFNEVFANKLQVLIDGRSVYTPLFSGVFWDVQDLMLEDVDRIEVIRGPGATLWGANAVNGVINIITKPAKETQGTLLVAGVGTEEQGFGAVRYGDKLGENTYFRVYGKFANHDDSVIPFGGDANDGWYSGRGGFRVDWTPSDTHLLTLQGDAYEGRVEQTFTNATPTPPFVQTVMDNYITRGGNMLGRWTRTFSEDANLQLQVYYDRTERDTAIFSEKRDTFDFDLQDRFALGSRNDLVCGAGYSLSSDKIGNTYTLSFSPARRNTQLFSSFVQDEIKLWPERLRLTLGSKFEHNDYTGFEVQPNARLLWTPHEMHTVWASVSRAVRTPSRAENDVRLNQPGPFPGTVTSILGSRAFESEELLAYELGYRVRPHERLSFDMAAFYNDYDKLRSFEPGAPVPGVPVIIPLTVNNLLEGETYGVEFSPTWQATDWWRLQAAYSWLSIQLHNRPGSADPISHGAEGRSPQHQFFVRSLMDLTRHWELDGEVRYVDGLPNLKISSYVVMDVRLAWRPNKNLELAVVGQNLLDNRHSEFAPTLLRTQATAVENSVYFKVTWRF from the coding sequence ATGAAGATGAGCACGATGCGCACACTAACTTTGCTTTGCCTCGCTCTGGCGGAGACGCAGGCTGGTTGGGCGGCGGAGGCCGACCCGCCCAATGCGAAGCTGACCGAGCTAACGGAAATGAGTATGGAAGACCTCATGAACATCGAGGTGACCTCCGTTTCGAAGAAGCCGGAGAAGCTGGCGGACGCGGCGGCGGCTGTCACGGTCATCACGCAGGAGGACATCCGTCGTTCCGGCGTGACCAGCGTTGCCGAGGCCTTGCGGCTGGCGCCCGGACTGCAAGTGGCCCGGCAGGACGCGCACAATTGGGCGATCAGCGCGCGCGGTTTTAACGAAGTGTTCGCCAACAAACTGCAGGTCTTGATTGATGGGCGCAGCGTTTACACACCGCTTTTCTCCGGCGTGTTCTGGGACGTGCAAGACCTGATGCTGGAGGATGTGGATCGCATTGAAGTCATTCGTGGTCCGGGCGCAACCTTGTGGGGCGCCAACGCCGTCAACGGCGTCATCAACATCATCACCAAACCGGCGAAGGAAACCCAAGGCACGCTGCTCGTGGCCGGCGTCGGGACCGAAGAACAGGGCTTTGGCGCTGTTCGCTATGGAGACAAGCTCGGTGAGAACACTTATTTCCGCGTCTATGGCAAATTCGCCAACCATGATGACTCCGTTATTCCCTTCGGCGGCGACGCAAACGATGGCTGGTACAGTGGACGTGGCGGTTTCCGGGTGGACTGGACGCCTTCCGATACGCATTTGCTGACATTGCAAGGTGACGCCTACGAAGGTCGCGTCGAACAAACATTTACGAATGCGACGCCCACGCCGCCGTTCGTTCAAACTGTGATGGACAATTACATAACGCGAGGCGGAAATATGCTGGGCCGTTGGACGAGAACGTTCTCCGAGGACGCCAATCTCCAACTGCAGGTGTATTATGACCGCACGGAGCGCGACACCGCTATCTTTTCCGAAAAGCGCGACACGTTCGATTTTGACCTGCAGGATCGCTTTGCGCTCGGTTCGCGCAATGACCTGGTGTGCGGCGCCGGCTATTCGCTGTCGAGCGACAAGATTGGAAACACCTACACTCTGAGTTTCTCGCCGGCCCGCCGCAACACGCAATTGTTCAGTTCCTTTGTGCAGGACGAAATCAAGTTGTGGCCGGAACGATTGCGGCTGACGCTGGGCTCGAAATTCGAACACAACGATTACACGGGCTTTGAAGTGCAACCCAACGCGCGATTGCTTTGGACACCGCACGAAATGCACACGGTGTGGGCGTCCGTTTCGCGGGCGGTGCGCACGCCATCCCGCGCGGAAAACGATGTGCGATTGAACCAGCCGGGACCGTTCCCAGGCACGGTCACTTCCATTCTCGGAAGCCGCGCGTTTGAATCCGAGGAATTGCTGGCCTATGAACTGGGCTATCGCGTCCGGCCCCACGAGCGGTTGTCGTTCGATATGGCCGCGTTTTACAACGACTACGACAAGCTCCGGTCGTTCGAACCGGGCGCGCCCGTGCCGGGCGTGCCGGTCATCATTCCGCTGACAGTCAACAACCTGCTGGAAGGTGAGACGTATGGGGTGGAGTTTTCTCCCACCTGGCAGGCAACCGACTGGTGGCGTTTGCAGGCCGCCTATTCGTGGCTGAGTATTCAGCTCCACAATCGGCCCGGCAGTGCGGATCCGATCTCGCATGGCGCGGAAGGGCGCAGTCCGCAACATCAGTTTTTTGTGCGCTCGTTGATGGACTTGACGCGCCACTGGGAATTGGACGGCGAAGTGCGTTACGTGGACGGCCTGCCGAATTTGAAGATCAGCAGCTACGTGGTGATGGATGTGCGACTGGCCTGGCGACCCAACAAAAACCTTGAGCTTGCCGTGGTGGGCCAAAACCTGCTGGACAACCGGCATTCGGAATTCGCGCCAACCTTGTTGCGCACTCAGGCCACGGCGGTTGAGAACAGCGTTTATTTCAAAGTCACATGGCGTTTCTAG
- the gnd gene encoding decarboxylating NADP(+)-dependent phosphogluconate dehydrogenase: protein MEPRADIALIGLAVMGQNLILNMNDHGFTVVAFNRTISKVDAFIANEAKGTKVLGAHSIPELVALLKKPRRVMLMVKAGRAVDEFIEQLLPHLEAGDIIIDGGNSLFEDTIRRTKYVESKGLLYIGTGVSGGEEGARRGPSIMPGGSPAAWLHVKEIFQGIAAKVEDGSPCCDWVGENGAGHYVKMVHNGIEYGDMQLICEAYHLMKVGLGLSAGDMHKVFTEWNKGDLDSYLIEITRDILAFKDADGAPLVDKILDTAGQKGTGKWTVNSSQELGIPITLIAEAVYSRCISALKEDRVAAAKKLKGPKPSIKGDHTKFIEDIRRALYASKIVSYAQGYMLLRAAAQEYQWNLNYGGIALMWRGGCIIRSRFLGKIKEAYDNKPKLTNLLFDKFFRKAIKDCQRSWRNVIAVAARKGIPMPAFSTALNFYDAYRSERLPANLLQAQRDYFGAHTYERLDKPRGEFFHTNWTGHGGQVSSTTYNV from the coding sequence ATGGAACCAAGAGCAGACATTGCACTCATCGGCCTGGCCGTCATGGGTCAGAATCTCATCCTCAACATGAACGACCACGGCTTCACGGTGGTCGCCTTCAATCGCACCATCTCAAAGGTGGACGCTTTCATCGCCAACGAAGCCAAAGGCACCAAGGTCCTCGGCGCTCATTCCATCCCGGAACTGGTCGCGCTTTTGAAAAAACCGCGCCGTGTGATGCTCATGGTCAAGGCCGGCCGCGCCGTGGACGAATTCATCGAGCAACTCCTGCCGCACCTGGAAGCGGGCGACATCATCATCGATGGCGGCAATTCGCTTTTTGAGGACACCATCCGGCGCACAAAATATGTCGAGTCCAAGGGACTGCTCTACATCGGCACCGGCGTCTCTGGCGGCGAAGAAGGCGCGCGGCGTGGCCCGTCGATCATGCCGGGCGGCTCGCCCGCGGCGTGGTTGCACGTCAAAGAAATCTTCCAGGGCATCGCCGCCAAGGTTGAAGACGGTTCGCCCTGTTGCGATTGGGTCGGCGAAAACGGCGCCGGCCATTACGTCAAGATGGTCCACAACGGCATCGAATACGGCGACATGCAGCTCATCTGCGAAGCCTATCACTTGATGAAAGTCGGCCTCGGCCTGAGCGCCGGGGACATGCACAAGGTCTTTACCGAATGGAACAAAGGCGATCTGGATTCTTATCTCATCGAGATCACCCGCGACATTCTCGCGTTCAAAGACGCGGACGGCGCGCCGTTGGTGGATAAAATCCTCGACACCGCCGGTCAGAAGGGCACCGGAAAATGGACCGTGAATTCATCGCAGGAACTCGGCATCCCGATCACGTTGATTGCCGAGGCGGTTTATTCGCGTTGCATTTCTGCGCTCAAAGAGGACCGTGTCGCTGCCGCCAAAAAGCTAAAAGGCCCTAAGCCATCCATCAAAGGCGACCACACGAAATTCATCGAGGACATTCGCCGGGCGCTTTACGCGTCCAAGATCGTTTCCTATGCGCAAGGCTATATGCTCCTGCGCGCCGCCGCCCAGGAATACCAATGGAATCTCAACTACGGCGGCATCGCCCTCATGTGGCGCGGCGGCTGCATCATCCGCAGCCGCTTTCTCGGCAAAATCAAGGAAGCTTACGACAACAAACCGAAGCTCACGAATTTGTTGTTCGACAAGTTCTTCAGGAAAGCCATCAAGGATTGCCAGCGTTCGTGGCGCAACGTGATCGCCGTCGCAGCCCGAAAAGGTATTCCGATGCCGGCCTTCTCCACCGCGCTGAATTTCTACGACGCCTATCGCTCCGAACGGTTGCCGGCGAATCTCCTCCAGGCCCAACGCGATTATTTTGGCGCGCACACTTACGAGCGACTTGACAAACCACGCGGCGAATTCTTCCACACCAATTGGACCGGCCACGGCGGCCAGGTTTCAAGCACCACGTACAACGTTTGA
- a CDS encoding helix-turn-helix domain-containing protein — MKKELFDELLQSVKEAAGIERGDARPSRKFEIKTANDVIRVRNKLGVSQTRFARLLGISEDTLQNWEQGRRKPTGPAKVLLKVAAKHPKVILEAVA; from the coding sequence ATGAAGAAAGAACTATTCGACGAACTGCTGCAAAGCGTAAAGGAAGCCGCGGGCATCGAGCGCGGCGATGCCCGGCCCTCCCGCAAATTCGAAATCAAGACTGCCAATGACGTGATTCGCGTCCGGAACAAGCTCGGTGTCTCGCAGACGCGGTTTGCCCGCTTGCTCGGCATAAGCGAGGACACACTTCAGAATTGGGAACAGGGCCGCCGCAAACCCACCGGCCCGGCCAAAGTGCTGCTCAAAGTGGCGGCGAAGCACCCGAAGGTTATTTTGGAAGCGGTGGCGTAA
- a CDS encoding ABC transporter permease subunit yields MTFLPIVERELRVAARKRSTFWLRVVAALVALVIGGGFLILSTFTGSVFGAASLGKGLFATLTWLSLAVALSAGLFFTSDCLSEEKRDGTLGFLFLTDLRGYDVVLGKLLATSLRGFYALLAVFPILAITLLMGGVTGGQFWMTLLALVNALFVSLAAGMFVSAISRYSQRALAATLFLLFVIVTVGPAIDGTFAAIKGRAFNPVLSLTSSGYLFVSAGGSGQSPFWLGLVANQAVAWTLFGLSSVLLPRTWQERARKISAVKANWSYAWKFGGAKSRRVFRRKLIEPNPVLWLACRERWQSWALWMLTILIAGGFVATFASKHRELLAMIWSSCAGLLTLVLYLGTASQAGRFFVEARRSGLIELLLATPLTSKQIVQGQGRALLRMFGAPLVVLVAVQLLGTFLAQQMTWSRIAAVTPPTPTVATTTNTTTNTTLVTRTTVTTSRLGTTTAVSVGGFAGPNEIVMLVISVAGTLTFLANLAALCWFGMWMGMNSRNNNLATLKTIVFVQVIPWFVLSFASMMIVPLLLLPGLMKGVPSATSQMMTWYPLLASGVATVLYLAKDVGFSLWARRKLYSEFREQAVRSVSPILPALPPPLPDVNVPPVIAPG; encoded by the coding sequence ATGACTTTCCTGCCTATCGTCGAGCGTGAACTGCGCGTGGCCGCGCGGAAACGCAGCACGTTCTGGCTGCGGGTGGTCGCGGCGCTGGTGGCGTTGGTCATCGGAGGTGGGTTTCTCATCTTGAGCACGTTCACAGGTTCGGTGTTTGGGGCCGCAAGCTTGGGCAAAGGATTGTTTGCCACGCTGACGTGGCTCAGTCTGGCGGTGGCATTGTCGGCCGGGTTGTTCTTCACGTCGGATTGTTTGAGCGAGGAAAAGCGCGATGGGACGCTCGGCTTTCTGTTCCTTACCGATCTGCGCGGCTATGACGTCGTGCTGGGCAAGCTACTGGCGACGTCGTTGCGGGGTTTTTATGCGCTGCTCGCCGTGTTCCCGATTCTCGCCATCACGCTGCTGATGGGGGGAGTCACGGGTGGGCAGTTTTGGATGACGTTGCTGGCGCTGGTCAATGCGCTGTTCGTGTCGCTGGCGGCAGGAATGTTTGTGTCGGCGATCAGCCGCTATTCCCAGAGGGCGCTGGCGGCGACGTTGTTTTTGTTGTTCGTCATCGTCACGGTTGGCCCGGCGATTGACGGGACATTCGCCGCCATCAAAGGGCGCGCCTTCAATCCGGTTTTAAGTCTGACGAGTTCCGGCTATCTTTTCGTGTCAGCGGGCGGTTCTGGCCAGTCACCATTCTGGCTGGGACTGGTCGCCAATCAAGCTGTTGCCTGGACACTTTTCGGCCTGTCTTCCGTGCTGCTCCCGCGCACATGGCAGGAACGGGCGCGGAAGATTTCAGCGGTCAAGGCAAACTGGTCGTACGCCTGGAAATTCGGCGGAGCGAAAAGTCGTCGGGTGTTCCGCCGAAAACTGATCGAGCCGAATCCGGTTCTGTGGCTGGCGTGCCGGGAGCGCTGGCAGTCCTGGGCGTTATGGATGCTTACCATTTTGATAGCGGGAGGATTTGTCGCGACGTTCGCGAGCAAGCACCGAGAGTTACTCGCGATGATCTGGAGTTCCTGCGCCGGTCTCTTGACTCTGGTGCTGTATCTGGGAACCGCATCGCAGGCTGGCCGCTTTTTTGTCGAAGCGCGACGCAGTGGTTTGATCGAATTGTTGCTGGCGACGCCGCTGACGTCGAAGCAGATTGTGCAGGGCCAGGGGCGCGCGTTGCTGCGAATGTTTGGCGCGCCGCTGGTGGTGTTGGTGGCGGTTCAGTTGCTTGGAACATTTTTGGCTCAGCAGATGACTTGGAGCCGAATCGCTGCTGTTACTCCTCCCACGCCAACGGTAGCGACAACGACCAACACCACAACTAACACGACGTTGGTAACGAGGACGACCGTGACGACGAGCAGGCTTGGAACCACGACGGCGGTTTCCGTTGGCGGATTTGCCGGGCCAAATGAAATCGTGATGCTGGTCATCTCCGTTGCAGGCACGCTCACGTTCCTCGCGAACCTGGCGGCATTGTGTTGGTTCGGCATGTGGATGGGAATGAATTCGAGGAACAACAACCTGGCCACGTTGAAGACGATCGTGTTCGTTCAGGTGATCCCCTGGTTTGTGCTTTCCTTTGCGTCGATGATGATCGTTCCGCTGCTGCTGTTGCCAGGCTTGATGAAGGGAGTTCCGTCCGCGACGTCGCAGATGATGACCTGGTATCCGCTGCTGGCCTCGGGGGTGGCGACTGTGCTCTATCTGGCCAAAGACGTTGGATTCTCGCTTTGGGCGCGGCGGAAATTGTATTCGGAATTCCGCGAGCAGGCCGTGCGGTCCGTGTCGCCGATTCTGCCGGCGCTGCCGCCACCGTTACCGGACGTAAATGTGCCGCCAGTAATTGCGCCGGGTTAA
- a CDS encoding NIPSNAP family protein, which produces MLKPVYLCSSILTLVCSLSLTPSAPAAGDKPCYELRTYYAVPGKLDALHARFRDHTCKLFEKHGIQNLGYWVPLDNSENKLIYLLAHPSREAAKTSWKEFMADPDWQAAYKASEANGKLVNKVESVFTQATDYSPTEDQNSGSEPRVFELRTYKAAPGKLNDLHARFRDHTCKLFEKHGIQNIGYGVPMDKDKGADDTLIYLIAHKSKAAAAESWKAFASDPDWKKAKAESEAKAGGPLTVEGGVKSVYLKATDYSPIK; this is translated from the coding sequence ATGCTAAAGCCCGTTTATCTTTGCTCGTCCATCCTGACCCTCGTTTGCTCACTGTCGCTCACTCCGTCCGCGCCTGCCGCCGGGGACAAGCCGTGTTATGAGTTGCGCACCTATTACGCGGTGCCGGGCAAGCTCGACGCGTTGCACGCCCGCTTTCGCGATCACACCTGCAAACTGTTCGAGAAACATGGCATTCAAAATCTCGGCTACTGGGTGCCTTTGGATAATTCTGAGAACAAGTTGATCTACCTGCTGGCTCATCCCAGCCGCGAGGCGGCCAAGACATCGTGGAAGGAATTCATGGCCGACCCGGACTGGCAGGCGGCTTACAAGGCTTCCGAAGCCAACGGCAAGCTCGTGAACAAAGTGGAATCTGTCTTCACGCAAGCTACGGATTATTCTCCGACGGAAGACCAGAACTCCGGCAGTGAGCCACGCGTATTCGAGTTGCGCACTTACAAGGCCGCTCCGGGAAAACTGAATGATCTTCATGCCCGCTTTCGCGATCACACCTGCAAACTCTTCGAGAAACACGGCATTCAGAACATTGGCTACGGCGTTCCGATGGACAAGGACAAGGGCGCGGATGACACACTGATTTACTTGATCGCCCACAAGAGCAAGGCAGCCGCCGCTGAATCCTGGAAGGCGTTTGCCTCCGATCCCGATTGGAAGAAAGCCAAGGCCGAGTCCGAAGCCAAAGCCGGCGGCCCGCTGACGGTTGAGGGTGGAGTCAAATCCGTTTATTTGAAAGCGACCGACTACTCGCCGATCAAGTAA
- a CDS encoding YfiR family protein: MSGRLWLLAGRLLFLLVLLAPEGMECLAQTPAPTEYQVKAAFLYNFAKFVEWPSVSAASNDAPFVVGVLGRNPFGADLDQILKDKIVNRRPVKIKQCETAQAARNCQILFIGATEETRLPQIFEALKGAAVLTVSDIRRFADRGGMICFVMEENKVRFEINKSNAQQAGLTVSAQLLKLAKVVHNNPSERKE, translated from the coding sequence ATGTCCGGCCGTCTTTGGTTGCTGGCGGGCAGGCTCCTTTTTCTTCTCGTACTTTTAGCGCCGGAAGGCATGGAGTGCCTGGCGCAAACTCCGGCGCCCACGGAATATCAGGTCAAGGCGGCCTTCCTGTATAACTTTGCCAAGTTTGTGGAGTGGCCATCGGTCTCCGCGGCCTCGAACGACGCGCCGTTTGTGGTCGGCGTGCTGGGTCGAAACCCCTTTGGTGCCGATCTTGATCAAATCCTCAAGGACAAAATCGTCAATCGCCGGCCGGTGAAGATCAAACAGTGCGAAACCGCGCAAGCGGCGCGGAACTGTCAGATTCTGTTCATCGGTGCCACGGAGGAAACGCGGCTGCCGCAAATTTTCGAGGCCCTCAAAGGCGCCGCCGTGCTGACAGTCAGTGATATCCGGCGATTCGCCGACCGCGGCGGGATGATTTGTTTCGTGATGGAGGAAAACAAAGTCCGCTTTGAAATCAACAAGAGCAACGCCCAACAGGCCGGACTCACCGTCAGCGCGCAACTGTTGAAATTGGCGAAAGTGGTGCACAACAACCCGTCGGAGAGGAAAGAATAA
- a CDS encoding response regulator — protein sequence MMSIIVVTSSAGLLLACAAFVTYELISVRQAMPRELSILTHVIGHDSMAALSFNDPRDAAQNLSALRVQPHIVRACIYDKDGQVFAEYVRDGKSGSKLFPPVEHQGSRFENNYLVMFDPMVLDGMPIGTVYIQSDLEAMHSRLLLYGEIAAAVLLASLLLSLFLSQRLQRVVTEPVLHLARATQVVSEKKDYSVRVARQSQDELGLLVDGFNQMLTQIQERDRALHEAREELEQRVEERTLELSKANTQLKEEIAERRRAEEEHQKLVALVENSNDFIGLATLDGEVLFLNEAGRKLVGQDQLAQVQGTRIIEYVPAQSQAQLRDEIFPAIKAGGVWQGETQLRHFKTGKPISVNMSSFLIRNPQTNEPICLATVSRDMTEQHKLQIQLRQSQKMEAVGQLAAGIAHDFNNILTVIQGHAGLLLGNPDLDDNAIASCKQISVSAERAANLVRQLLAFSHKQIMVSQLLDLNEVVSGVIKMLHRVLGENITLNFQPGPHLRPVRADAGMMEQVMMNLAVNARDAMPKGGNLVINTRAQEIDAAYVQQNPEAQAGDFVCLSVSDTGCGMDAETLSHIFEPFFTTKEVGRGTGLGLSTVYGIVKQHQGWVEATSEPGQGALFKIFLPASSEGAEPLLDKTTPPAPPAARGGLETVLVVEDETPLRVLVRNVLKRYGYQVLEAESGVEALQIWLQQRGQIDLLLTDMVMPGGISGRELAEKLRAEKPPLRVIYTSGYSADLVGEGTLQLDGSNFLQKPFDASRLARMVRESLDLGRSKADGKG from the coding sequence ATGATGTCGATCATTGTGGTGACCAGCAGCGCTGGCTTGCTGCTGGCCTGCGCGGCGTTTGTGACCTACGAACTGATTTCCGTCCGCCAGGCCATGCCGCGCGAATTGTCCATCCTGACCCACGTCATCGGCCATGACAGCATGGCGGCGCTTTCCTTCAACGATCCCAGGGATGCCGCGCAAAACCTCTCCGCCCTCCGCGTGCAACCCCACATTGTCCGCGCCTGCATCTACGACAAGGACGGGCAGGTTTTTGCCGAATACGTCCGGGACGGCAAGAGCGGCAGTAAGTTGTTCCCGCCCGTCGAGCACCAAGGCTCGCGTTTCGAGAACAATTACCTGGTGATGTTTGATCCGATGGTGCTGGATGGCATGCCGATCGGCACCGTTTACATCCAGTCTGATCTGGAAGCGATGCATTCCCGACTGCTGCTCTACGGAGAAATCGCGGCGGCCGTTCTGCTCGCCTCGCTCCTGCTCTCGCTGTTCCTTTCCCAGCGGCTGCAACGCGTCGTCACAGAGCCGGTGTTGCATCTGGCCCGGGCGACGCAGGTCGTCTCCGAGAAGAAGGACTACTCGGTCCGCGTTGCCAGGCAAAGCCAGGACGAACTGGGTCTGCTCGTGGACGGGTTCAACCAGATGCTGACGCAAATCCAGGAACGCGACCGGGCCTTGCACGAAGCGCGCGAGGAACTCGAACAGCGCGTGGAGGAACGGACGCTCGAATTATCCAAAGCCAACACCCAGTTGAAGGAGGAAATCGCCGAACGCCGCCGGGCCGAGGAGGAACACCAGAAATTGGTGGCTCTGGTGGAGAACAGCAACGATTTCATTGGCCTGGCCACGCTGGACGGCGAGGTGTTGTTCCTGAATGAAGCCGGTCGCAAACTGGTCGGGCAGGACCAGCTCGCGCAGGTCCAGGGCACCCGCATTATAGAATATGTGCCGGCGCAATCTCAGGCTCAACTGCGCGATGAAATTTTTCCCGCGATCAAGGCCGGGGGCGTGTGGCAGGGCGAGACTCAACTGCGCCATTTCAAGACCGGCAAGCCGATTTCCGTGAACATGAGTTCCTTTCTCATCCGCAATCCACAAACCAATGAGCCGATCTGCCTGGCCACGGTCTCCCGCGACATGACCGAGCAGCACAAGCTTCAAATCCAGCTCCGTCAATCGCAGAAAATGGAGGCGGTCGGGCAATTGGCAGCGGGCATCGCGCACGATTTCAACAACATCCTGACGGTGATTCAGGGGCATGCCGGCCTGTTGCTGGGCAACCCCGACCTCGACGACAACGCGATCGCGTCGTGCAAGCAGATTTCCGTTTCGGCGGAGCGGGCGGCCAACCTGGTGCGTCAACTCCTGGCGTTCAGCCACAAACAGATCATGGTGTCCCAGTTGCTGGATTTGAACGAGGTCGTCAGCGGCGTCATCAAAATGCTCCACCGGGTGCTGGGTGAGAACATCACCCTGAACTTCCAGCCCGGCCCCCATCTGCGCCCGGTCCGCGCGGATGCCGGCATGATGGAGCAGGTCATGATGAATCTCGCCGTCAATGCGCGCGATGCCATGCCCAAAGGCGGAAACCTGGTCATCAACACGCGCGCCCAGGAAATCGACGCGGCCTACGTCCAGCAAAATCCCGAAGCGCAAGCCGGCGACTTTGTCTGCCTGAGCGTCAGCGACACCGGCTGTGGCATGGACGCCGAGACGTTAAGCCATATCTTTGAACCGTTCTTCACGACGAAGGAAGTTGGACGGGGCACCGGGCTGGGATTGTCAACGGTCTATGGCATTGTCAAGCAACATCAGGGTTGGGTCGAAGCCACGAGCGAGCCGGGCCAAGGCGCTCTGTTCAAGATTTTTTTGCCGGCCAGCTCCGAGGGGGCCGAACCATTGCTGGACAAAACCACCCCGCCTGCCCCGCCCGCCGCGCGCGGCGGTTTGGAAACCGTCCTGGTGGTCGAGGATGAAACCCCGCTGCGCGTTCTGGTGAGAAATGTGCTGAAGCGCTACGGTTATCAGGTTCTGGAAGCGGAGTCCGGCGTGGAAGCCCTGCAGATCTGGCTGCAACAGCGCGGCCAGATTGATTTGTTGTTGACCGATATGGTGATGCCCGGCGGCATATCGGGCCGGGAACTGGCGGAAAAACTGCGAGCCGAGAAACCGCCACTGCGCGTCATCTACACCAGCGGTTACAGCGCGGATTTGGTTGGCGAAGGGACGCTGCAGTTGGACGGATCAAATTTTCTTCAAAAGCCTTTTGATGCCTCCCGGTTGGCGCGAATGGTGCGTGAGAGTCTGGATCTCGGTCGGTCGAAGGCCGACGGGAAAGGCTGA
- a CDS encoding LpxI family protein → MESLGIIAGNRSLPLIFARQARQMGVQRLVAAAFEGETDPGLAALVDEIVWLKVGQLSKLIGTFTERNVKQCVMVGQIAPKNLFDIRPDLRAVAMLFKLKEKNAHTIFGAIADELKKDGVELIIATPWLKPLMPGEGFRLGPKLSAEQRADVAFGYRIAKEMSRLEIGQTVVVKNGTVLAVEGFEGTDRCLARGGELAGKDGGAVAVKVAKENHDWRFDIPCLGPQTLEVCAAGGISVLALEGGKTLLLEQETCEQLAKRYKITATTVS, encoded by the coding sequence ATGGAATCTCTGGGCATCATCGCGGGAAACCGCTCCCTGCCATTGATCTTCGCCCGACAGGCGCGCCAAATGGGCGTCCAACGGCTGGTCGCTGCCGCTTTTGAAGGCGAAACCGACCCCGGCCTCGCGGCGCTCGTCGATGAGATCGTCTGGCTCAAGGTCGGTCAGCTTTCCAAATTGATCGGCACGTTCACCGAGCGGAACGTCAAACAATGCGTCATGGTGGGACAAATTGCGCCCAAGAATCTGTTCGACATCCGCCCTGACTTGCGGGCCGTCGCCATGCTGTTCAAGCTCAAGGAAAAAAATGCCCACACGATTTTTGGCGCCATTGCCGACGAATTGAAAAAGGACGGCGTCGAGTTGATCATCGCCACGCCGTGGCTGAAACCGTTGATGCCTGGCGAAGGTTTCCGTCTCGGCCCGAAGTTGTCGGCGGAGCAACGGGCTGATGTGGCGTTCGGTTATCGGATCGCCAAAGAGATGTCGCGGCTGGAAATCGGCCAGACGGTGGTGGTGAAAAACGGCACCGTGCTCGCCGTCGAAGGATTTGAAGGGACGGACCGATGTCTTGCGCGCGGCGGGGAACTGGCTGGCAAAGACGGCGGCGCCGTCGCGGTCAAGGTCGCCAAGGAAAATCACGATTGGCGTTTTGACATCCCTTGCCTCGGGCCGCAGACGTTGGAAGTCTGCGCCGCGGGAGGAATTTCCGTGCTGGCATTGGAAGGCGGCAAGACGTTATTGTTGGAACAGGAAACTTGCGAACAACTGGCAAAACGGTACAAGATCACGGCGACGACTGTCAGTTGA